In Arthrobacter sp. PAMC25284, a single genomic region encodes these proteins:
- a CDS encoding ABC transporter family substrate-binding protein: MHLGRFSRALGLAAAVAVALGACTVTEDQTAPVPSPTVAEGARGGSATVAEVNALSTFNPNTADGNTDVNVKISYATHSGFFYLDNKLSVVRNEKFGTMEKVSDNPLTVKYSIKEGVKWSDDTPVTAADLLLQWAAFSGYYDDAAPDGATGTSYFSYAGDPTGLALTDFPELGADGRSLTLKYARPYTDWETVLGGPGVDIPAHVLARKAGLAGTKEFVELLRSIPRGDAVNPQPANAQLTVMAGLWNTGFDSTSLPADVSLYLSNGPYIVRSVNENQTLTMIRNRDYNWGPEAKLDEITVRYIGDAGAQVQALQAGQADIIAPQASNDTVDQLKALESEGVTVEVGRQLAYDHIDLNYSGPFAEKSVREAFLKTVPRREIVNRILKGLDPDPAPLDSQLFIPGQAPYSESARSNGSSEYQEVDITAARKLLDGATPEVRIMYNKDNPNRVTTFTLIRESAGKAGFQVVDGGLGGSDWGKALGKGGYDAAIFGWSNSGDGGSGVPQVFKSGNDSNFNGFSDPGADELMDELIVTTDPSEQDSLAQQIDRKVWESAYGLPLFQLVGVDAYSKRITGVKYMPNQTGVWWNFWEWSQKLS, encoded by the coding sequence ATGCATTTGGGTCGTTTCTCCAGGGCATTGGGCCTGGCAGCAGCAGTCGCCGTGGCCCTGGGCGCGTGCACCGTGACCGAAGACCAGACGGCGCCGGTTCCGTCCCCGACGGTTGCCGAGGGCGCACGCGGCGGGTCGGCTACCGTGGCCGAAGTCAATGCGCTCAGCACGTTTAACCCGAACACGGCGGATGGCAACACCGACGTGAACGTCAAGATCAGCTACGCCACCCACTCCGGATTCTTCTACTTGGACAACAAACTCAGCGTGGTGCGGAACGAAAAATTCGGCACGATGGAAAAGGTTTCCGACAATCCACTGACGGTCAAGTACTCCATCAAGGAGGGCGTGAAGTGGTCTGACGACACTCCTGTCACGGCGGCAGACCTCCTCTTGCAGTGGGCTGCGTTTTCCGGTTACTACGACGACGCCGCGCCGGATGGCGCGACCGGCACTTCTTATTTTTCGTACGCCGGTGACCCCACCGGCCTGGCCCTTACCGATTTCCCCGAACTCGGTGCGGACGGCCGGTCCCTGACCCTGAAGTACGCCCGGCCGTATACGGACTGGGAGACGGTCCTCGGAGGTCCCGGCGTCGATATTCCGGCGCACGTCCTCGCCCGGAAGGCCGGGCTGGCCGGCACAAAAGAATTCGTCGAACTGCTCAGGAGCATCCCCCGGGGCGATGCGGTCAATCCCCAGCCAGCGAATGCGCAGCTGACGGTTATGGCCGGGCTGTGGAATACCGGCTTCGATTCCACGTCGCTCCCCGCCGATGTCAGCCTGTACCTGTCCAACGGCCCCTACATCGTCCGGAGCGTCAACGAAAACCAGACGCTGACCATGATCCGGAACAGGGACTACAACTGGGGACCCGAGGCCAAACTGGACGAAATCACGGTCCGCTACATTGGCGATGCCGGTGCCCAGGTGCAGGCGCTGCAGGCCGGCCAGGCGGACATCATCGCGCCGCAGGCCTCCAACGACACCGTGGACCAGCTCAAAGCCCTCGAAAGCGAAGGCGTCACCGTGGAAGTCGGCCGCCAGCTCGCCTACGACCACATCGATTTGAACTACAGCGGCCCGTTCGCCGAGAAGAGCGTCCGTGAAGCGTTCCTGAAGACCGTTCCGCGCCGGGAAATCGTTAACCGGATCCTCAAAGGTCTCGACCCGGATCCGGCACCGCTGGATTCCCAGCTGTTTATCCCGGGCCAGGCCCCCTACTCAGAGTCGGCAAGGAGCAACGGGTCCTCCGAGTACCAGGAAGTCGACATCACAGCAGCCAGGAAGCTCCTTGACGGCGCCACCCCTGAAGTCCGCATCATGTACAACAAGGACAATCCCAACCGGGTCACCACGTTCACGCTCATCCGCGAGTCCGCGGGCAAGGCAGGTTTCCAGGTCGTCGATGGCGGCCTTGGCGGTTCCGACTGGGGCAAGGCCTTGGGCAAGGGCGGCTACGACGCGGCCATTTTCGGCTGGAGCAACTCCGGAGACGGCGGGTCCGGCGTCCCGCAGGTATTCAAGTCGGGCAATGATTCGAACTTCAACGGGTTCAGTGATCCCGGTGCCGACGAACTGATGGACGAACTCATTGTCACCACCGATCCCAGCGAGCAGGACAGCCTCGCGCAGCAGATCGACAGGAAGGTCTGGGAATCCGCCTACGGCCTCCCGTTGTTCCAGCTCGTTGGTGTTGACGCGTACAGCAAGCGCATCACCGGCGTGAAGTACATGCCGAACCAGACCGGGGTCTGGTGGAACTTCTGGGAGTGGTCGCAAAAACTGTCGTGA